One region of Spirochaetota bacterium genomic DNA includes:
- a CDS encoding nucleoside 2-deoxyribosyltransferase, with product MNDRPLIYCSGPLFCRGEIDAMAGIARVLEDAGYETFLPHRDGLEAFVTGKTDDYLSNLCTPLVRLMHHLAFCVDLYYILKCDCMVMNMNGRVPDEGGVAETGMAFAAGKPVVLYCDDTRAPFQGVPDPMVLGVSALWAPVDRIEKIPGAVARLSKDFIPVSDADPPAWTGGLSPDFRKKALRGRRTARILKRLSFLKPADLF from the coding sequence ATGAATGACCGTCCCCTGATTTACTGCTCCGGGCCGCTCTTCTGCCGCGGGGAGATAGACGCCATGGCGGGGATCGCCCGTGTCCTGGAGGACGCGGGGTACGAGACCTTTCTTCCCCACCGCGACGGTCTGGAGGCCTTCGTGACCGGCAAAACCGACGATTACCTGTCAAACCTCTGTACGCCCCTGGTGAGGCTCATGCACCACCTGGCCTTCTGCGTGGACCTGTACTATATCCTGAAATGCGACTGCATGGTCATGAACATGAACGGCCGCGTCCCCGACGAGGGGGGCGTCGCCGAGACAGGCATGGCCTTCGCGGCGGGCAAGCCGGTGGTGCTTTACTGCGACGATACGCGGGCGCCCTTCCAGGGTGTCCCCGATCCGATGGTGCTGGGCGTGTCTGCCCTCTGGGCCCCCGTGGACCGCATCGAGAAGATTCCCGGGGCAGTGGCGCGGTTATCCAAGGATTTCATCCCGGTCAGTGACGCGGATCCCCCGGCATGGACGGGGGGCCTCTCCCCCGATTTCAGGAAAAAGGCCCTGAGGGGCCGGCGGACCGCGCGCATCCTGAAGCGGCTGTCCTTTCTGAAGCCCGCCGATCTGTTTTGA
- a CDS encoding PilZ domain-containing protein, whose product MEEKREFKRYKILASATVKHKRGTVDAVAYDISQGGICFVNPQVYEVGDPCTIVINCGDIAITKSGVIKWRGIVSSVDGMQKYGLQFDAILLENELEIIYKSTSKTPGKAGKK is encoded by the coding sequence ATGGAAGAAAAGCGCGAATTCAAACGATATAAAATTTTGGCGTCCGCGACGGTGAAGCATAAGCGCGGCACGGTGGATGCCGTTGCCTATGATATTTCCCAGGGCGGCATATGCTTTGTCAATCCCCAGGTATATGAAGTGGGCGATCCCTGCACGATCGTTATCAATTGCGGAGATATCGCCATAACGAAAAGCGGTGTCATTAAATGGAGAGGAATTGTCAGCTCCGTCGACGGCATGCAGAAGTATGGACTTCAATTCGACGCCATTCTCCTGGAAAACGAGCTTGAAATAATATATAAATCAACCAGTAAAACCCCGGGCAAGGCCGGAAAAAAATGA
- a CDS encoding PilZ domain-containing protein, translating to MEDKRKHLRVNIFAFIAVTRNHKKIDAIAYDVSLGGISFVNSQIFEVGDACSIEFNYNGFNLKRSGAVRWRNIISKVVGMKKYGFEFEAVLSDSDFARICELFIEE from the coding sequence ATGGAAGATAAACGCAAACATTTAAGGGTGAACATATTCGCATTTATCGCGGTTACCCGTAATCATAAAAAGATCGATGCCATCGCCTACGATGTTTCCCTCGGCGGCATAAGCTTTGTGAACTCCCAAATATTCGAGGTGGGGGACGCCTGCTCGATAGAATTCAATTATAACGGCTTCAACCTCAAAAGAAGCGGCGCCGTCAGGTGGAGGAACATTATCAGCAAGGTCGTGGGCATGAAAAAATACGGCTTTGAATTCGAGGCCGTTCTCTCGGACAGCGACTTTGCAAGGATATGTGAATTATTCATCGAGGAATAG
- a CDS encoding 2-oxo acid dehydrogenase subunit E2 — protein sequence MKEEYTIHNYPKSRIGTFDVGAMSSMRHHVFGIMEVDVTDARKKIAKLKKGGRPVSFTSWLLKCIGDVVNKHPVIHGVKKGKRKIIAFNSVDISIMIEKMVGSVPVPIPYIVREANGKSIADIYKEIRAARDQRIEDEGDYVLGESRGRLLMYLYYLLPGFMRRLSWKIILSNPKLVKNLMGSVIVTSVGMVANVRGWIIPRSIHPLCFAIGSINPRPGVVNGEICVREYLPITVLIDHDVIDGSPAVRVINELVRALEGGYLL from the coding sequence ATGAAAGAAGAATACACAATCCATAATTATCCGAAGAGCAGGATCGGCACTTTTGACGTGGGCGCCATGAGCTCAATGAGGCACCATGTTTTCGGCATCATGGAAGTCGACGTCACGGACGCCCGAAAAAAGATCGCGAAATTAAAGAAAGGCGGCCGCCCTGTCTCTTTTACATCCTGGCTCCTCAAATGCATCGGCGATGTCGTGAATAAGCACCCGGTCATTCATGGCGTGAAAAAGGGGAAGAGAAAGATCATCGCCTTTAATAGTGTCGACATCTCCATAATGATTGAAAAAATGGTCGGTTCCGTTCCGGTGCCCATTCCCTATATTGTGCGCGAAGCGAATGGCAAGTCGATTGCGGATATCTATAAAGAGATCAGGGCCGCCAGGGACCAGCGTATAGAAGATGAAGGCGATTATGTTCTGGGTGAAAGCCGGGGCAGGCTCCTGATGTATCTCTATTACCTGCTCCCGGGGTTTATGAGGCGGCTCTCGTGGAAGATCATTCTGTCCAATCCGAAGCTGGTGAAGAATCTCATGGGCTCGGTCATCGTCACGTCCGTGGGCATGGTCGCCAATGTCAGGGGATGGATTATTCCCCGGAGCATTCACCCCCTCTGCTTTGCCATAGGCTCCATCAACCCCAGACCCGGTGTCGTCAATGGAGAGATATGCGTCAGGGAGTACCTGCCCATCACCGTCCTGATCGATCATGATGTGATTGACGGATCCCCTGCCGTAAGGGTGATCAACGAGCTGGTCCGGGCCCTTGAAGGGGGATACCTGCTGTAA
- a CDS encoding helix-turn-helix transcriptional regulator: MVNKIHVYRAEKRITQQQLADAIGVTRGTIVAIEKGNYNPSLELAFRISRYFDADINSIFRIEESTDE, from the coding sequence ATTGTTAATAAGATCCATGTATATCGCGCGGAAAAAAGGATAACCCAGCAGCAGCTGGCTGACGCGATCGGCGTCACGAGGGGAACCATCGTGGCGATAGAAAAAGGGAATTACAATCCTTCGCTGGAACTGGCGTTCCGCATATCGAGATATTTCGATGCAGACATCAATTCAATATTCAGGATAGAGGAGTCAACCGATGAATAA
- a CDS encoding D-2-hydroxyacid dehydrogenase has protein sequence MKPGIVFLDASTIDYGDIDFSPFREIGDLQCHGFTSPDQVADRCAGAAVAITNKVVFNADNLSRCPDLKMIAEAATGYNNIDIAEARRRGITVANVPGYSTASVAQLTMTFILALSTNLLKYDRAAHDGAWSRSNIYTLGTWPFSDLEGKTVGIMGLGAIGTKVAKVCEALDMKVIALRRGETSSASPYRRAGLTELAEQSDFITIHMPLSDYSNGLVNREFISRMKKRAFLINMARGPIVDPAALREALETGAIAGAALDVMETEPPRADDPLLKAPNLILTPHIAWASIESRRRLLGEIAENIRSFLGGIKRNVVNG, from the coding sequence ATGAAGCCCGGAATAGTATTTCTTGACGCCTCCACCATAGACTACGGCGATATCGATTTTTCGCCTTTCCGGGAGATCGGCGACCTCCAGTGCCATGGATTCACATCCCCGGACCAGGTGGCTGACCGGTGCGCCGGCGCGGCCGTGGCCATCACCAACAAGGTGGTGTTCAACGCCGACAACCTGTCCCGCTGCCCCGATCTGAAGATGATAGCGGAAGCGGCCACGGGCTACAACAATATCGACATCGCCGAGGCCCGCAGGCGCGGTATCACCGTGGCCAATGTCCCCGGATATTCCACCGCCTCCGTGGCGCAGCTCACCATGACCTTTATCCTGGCCCTTTCCACGAACCTCCTGAAATACGACAGAGCCGCCCATGACGGCGCCTGGTCCCGGTCGAATATATACACCCTGGGAACATGGCCCTTCTCGGACCTCGAGGGAAAGACCGTGGGCATCATGGGTCTCGGCGCCATTGGAACAAAGGTCGCGAAGGTCTGCGAGGCCCTCGATATGAAGGTCATCGCCCTCAGGCGCGGGGAGACGTCATCGGCGTCCCCCTATCGGCGGGCCGGGCTGACGGAACTGGCGGAACAGTCGGATTTCATCACCATCCATATGCCCCTGAGCGACTATTCCAATGGCCTTGTAAACCGAGAGTTCATTTCACGCATGAAAAAGAGGGCCTTTCTCATCAACATGGCCAGGGGACCCATCGTGGATCCCGCCGCCCTGCGCGAGGCCCTTGAAACCGGCGCCATAGCGGGCGCGGCCCTGGACGTGATGGAGACGGAACCTCCCCGGGCGGACGATCCGCTCCTCAAAGCGCCCAATCTTATCCTTACCCCCCACATCGCCTGGGCCAGCATCGAGTCGCGGCGCAGGCTCCTCGGCGAGATCGCGGAGAATATCAGGAGCTTCCTGGGCGGCATCAAGAGAAACGTGGTCAATGGATAA